In Geminocystis sp. NIES-3708, a single window of DNA contains:
- a CDS encoding ImmA/IrrE family metallo-endopeptidase, which yields MSFDLKLFSSKLKKYREQRQVSIKEISQSTGILTQDLIDLEDEKKIPTGDQVLILADYYKCDYQFFLSNEKLAPFEQIEALYRKHGDEFSQKDRKVIQEFLFLCECEEFLFELIPRQHYKLFHFSKNGSYYKSHGEQASIKLRQHLDYSSNDFIRDIYDDFRRLGFHIFRRKLGNSSISGLYIKHPTAGKCILVNYDEDIYRQRFTVAHESAHAILDEEEDFVVSFTSWNKNDLVEIRANTFASHYLIPRNLLNQIPQPTNWDDEKVKIWANKLQVNTQPLAIALSDEKLISTEIYEQMKSIKILKNKKVDPELPADLSPNSRERKELLLKKGLSTFYVNLCFEAYEKSFISLGRLAEMLLVNEHELYQILEIYGMRLRYDN from the coding sequence TTAATTGACTTAGAAGACGAGAAAAAAATACCAACAGGAGATCAAGTTTTGATCTTGGCAGACTATTACAAATGTGACTATCAATTTTTTTTATCGAATGAAAAGTTAGCTCCGTTTGAGCAAATAGAAGCACTTTATAGAAAACATGGTGATGAATTTTCTCAGAAAGATCGTAAGGTAATACAAGAATTTTTATTTCTATGTGAATGCGAAGAATTTTTGTTTGAATTAATACCTAGACAACATTATAAACTCTTTCATTTTTCAAAAAATGGATCATATTACAAAAGTCACGGAGAACAAGCTTCTATAAAATTAAGACAACATCTTGATTATTCCTCAAATGATTTTATCCGTGATATTTACGATGATTTTCGTCGTTTGGGATTTCATATATTTCGTCGAAAACTAGGTAATTCTTCTATTTCAGGACTATATATTAAACATCCGACGGCAGGTAAATGTATTTTAGTCAATTACGATGAAGATATTTACAGACAAAGATTTACGGTTGCTCACGAGTCAGCCCATGCAATTTTAGATGAGGAAGAAGATTTTGTTGTTTCTTTTACTTCTTGGAATAAAAATGACCTTGTGGAAATTAGAGCAAATACATTTGCATCTCATTATCTAATACCACGTAATTTATTAAATCAAATTCCACAACCAACTAATTGGGATGATGAAAAAGTAAAAATATGGGCAAATAAATTACAAGTAAATACACAACCTCTAGCCATTGCTCTCAGTGATGAAAAATTAATATCAACAGAAATTTATGAACAAATGAAATCGATCAAAATACTAAAGAATAAAAAGGTTGATCCAGAATTACCAGCTGATTTATCTCCTAATTCTCGTGAGCGTAAAGAATTACTTTTAAAAAAGGGACTCTCAACATTTTACGTCAATCTTTGTTTTGAAGCCTATGAAAAAAGTTTTATTTCACTAGGCAGATTAGCAGAAATGCTTTTAGTTAATGAACATGAACTCTATCAAATATTAGAAATTTACGGAATGAGATTAAGATATGACAACTGA